The genomic window AGTGGAGTAATTGCTTGCGGACAGTAAACATTAGGACCTTTGGTGCTGGTTATGTAGTAATTACCATATGATATCCAGTTATTGGTGCTGTCATTATCCTCCGCGTAATATTTAGGAAACAGCCTTACGGACGGTATGTCATCAGTTATATCATATTGCGGAGTTAAGGTGCTGTTACTGCGTGATTCCACACAACCTTCCCAGCTTGATGGTCCCCAGTTGAAACTATCTGTCTCAACCCAGCTGGTTCTGCTAGAGCCGATATTTACCGTTTGTGAGAAAGGAACAAGACCAATCCAGAGATTATCTATGGTTTCATTGCTGCCATATAATATATTTACCATTGTCGTTGCCGCGTTTTTAGCGGCGGTTATTTTGCTTACTGAACCACCTGCAGAACCGGTCATTGAACCTGTCGTATCCATTACTAGCACTATTTCCAGACCTTTGCTCTCACGGGTAATTTCTGATGAAGCGGAAATAGCAAGACTCTCAATACCAGCTATTCTCATAAAAGTCGTTGGCACAGATCCTGATATAGAAAGAGATATCACTTTATTGTCACTGCTTGGCGTAACCAACAATGTGCCAATAGTAGTTCCCATATAATTGGCAGGGAAATTAGCATTGAAATATTTGTTGGCTTCGCTGTTTATATCATTGGTGCTTATGGTGGCCGCTGCCGCAAGACCGGCGTTATCTAATGCGCTCCCCATTCTTGCCTGTACAAGCTGCGCACGTGCCATATCAATTGACACACCGATTATTGAGACAATGGCAAGTAATCCAACACCTACCACAAGCATTGCTGATCCCGATTGTTCGCAAGTAAACCTGTTAAATGCTCTACGTGTATTACTGGTATATAGAGAAAGTTTTTCCATGCTAGGCATATATTTCTCTCCATATCTCTCCCCACAAGTTTTTTGGAGAGTATATGTTATATCCAAGTACCTTCAGATCCCCCAGCCTTGGTTTATGTATGCTGTAGCGATACATCGTGCTGCTATTATATATGGTGCCCGATAGTATAGGTTCGTAGCTGAAAAATACTTCAGCTATTATAACAGTCTCCTTGTCAGTTATGGCAAAACCTCCAGGCATGGTGGCGTTTCCTCCCGATGTTCCGACAAGACTCGTCTGCACTGTCCCTCCGCTTGTATATTGCCAGTTGATTACTGGGGGATCTTCACCGGTTTTGGTTACGGATGATATTATGGCATAGCCGTTTGTATCAAAATCATAAGGAAGCATCAGCTGGCTGGCTGCGAGTATTATCTGGCTTAAATCACCGGAGTTAACATTCTTTGACTGTGCTACAAGGTCAGAAAGAGATATTGAGACACGTTCCATTTTTTGCGTGATCAATACGTAGCGCGTTACCTCAATAGCACCGAATGTAAGAATTATGAAAAGCGGGAGAAACAGAGCAAACTCAACAGCCGCAAGACCATCCCGCGAAAGTAGCATTTTTTTATATGTGTACAACAATCTGTTTTTCATTTTATTTATACACTTTTACTAAAATAGTTTCGATTAATATGGCTCGTTCTTTACAACAGTACGGCTTGATATTATTAATGGATTATCAAAAAAGGAGTTTATTATTGGTGTCGTAATGGTCCATGGATAACTTACCGTATATACTACTACGTCATTCGCATTGCCCAGTCCTTCAACACCAGCACTGTCCCATTGCCCGTTCCCGTTTACATCCGTGTAGGTTTCCCCGACATTATAGACACCATTGTGATTTGAATCTATGTAAGGTTCTTCTTGGCTTATTGATTCGAATGATGGATAAACCGTAGTGTTGACGGTAATATTTTCAGGATCCAGCAATCCGGTTGTTCTTAACGCCACGGTATTTACTATTTGTTGCTGGCGGGTTATTCCTTCTATGGTATATCCGGTTTTTCCATAACGGCTGCCTGCTGCGGTAGCTCCTTCCATTACGCTGCTTACAAACATGACAAGAGAGAACTCAACAAGACCAGTAAGCATTAGCAGAAATACCGGAGCGATCAAAGCAAATTCAACCGCAGTCGTACCACTGCGATCGGAATAAAATTTTCTTGTTTTGTTGTTTGTGGACATTGTCTTATATCAAGCATTATGTAGATTTATTGTACTATCGCACTAAAACACCACTTAGCGCATCTTATCATAACAATATTAACCCGTAGTTAATTATGTTAATTAATTTATTGAAAATTATAAAAAATATATAATTAATTTGTTTCAAATATGTAAATGCTTTATATTATATTTATATTATAACTGATGTATAATTAATTAGCTGTCCAGCATATTCAATTTTATTTTTTCATTATGAAAAAAAAGTCAATATTTGGTGATAGATATAGAGAGATAGAAATCGGCAATGTTGTTAATATAGCGGTCGATGAACCTCTTGTCCTAGAATGTGGCGTTAAGGTTGCTAATATACCTATAGCCTATCAGGCATATGGAAAAATTAATAAAGATAAAAGCAATGTAGTTTTGGTTTGTCATGCCTTAACCGGTGATCAATATCTTTGTGGAGAGCATCCGGTTACAGGTAGAATAGGTTGGTGGGATAGAATGGTAGGGGTTGGAAAACCTATTGATACAGACAGGTTTTTTGTTATTTGCTCTAATATAATTGGCGGTTGTATGGGGTCATTTGGACCTAAGGAAATCAATAAAGAAACTGGCAAACAATATGGGCTTGACTTCCCATTTATTACAATAGGCGATATGGTAAAAGCCCAGTCGTTATTGTTGGACGCGATCGGGATAAAAAAAATATTCTGTATAGTTGGCGGTTCAATGGGAGGTATGCAGGCTCTTGAGTGGGCTAGATGTTTCCCTGAGCGGGTTTTCGCGGTCATGCCAATCGCGACTGCTGTCCGCCAGTCAGCACAGAATATAGCTTTTCATGAAATAGGTAGGCAAGCTATAATGGCGGATCCCAATTGGTGCGATGGTAATTATCTGCAAATACGTAATTACCCGTCTAAAGGACTTGCGGTAGCGCGCATGGCCGCTCATGTTACCTATCTTTCGCAAAAGACATTACAAGAAAAATTCGGTCGTAATCTTCAAAATAGGCAGAGCGTTACCTATGGTCTGGACGCTGATTTCAGAGTAGAAAGCTATCTTCGTCATCAGGGGACTAGTTTTGTCGAACGATTTGATGCCAACTCTTATCTATATTTGACCAGAGCCGCCAGCTATTTTGATTTAACTGAAGGTAATGACAGCAAGCTTACAGATATATTTAAGGGAACAAAAACCCGTTTTTGTGTTGTTTCATTTAGTAGTGACTGGTTATATCCAACCTCTGAGAGTCGTTATCTGGTAAGAGCCT from Rickettsiales bacterium includes these protein-coding regions:
- a CDS encoding TadE/TadG family type IV pilus assembly protein; protein product: MPSMEKLSLYTSNTRRAFNRFTCEQSGSAMLVVGVGLLAIVSIIGVSIDMARAQLVQARMGSALDNAGLAAAATISTNDINSEANKYFNANFPANYMGTTIGTLLVTPSSDNKVISLSISGSVPTTFMRIAGIESLAISASSEITRESKGLEIVLVMDTTGSMTGSAGGSVSKITAAKNAATTMVNILYGSNETIDNLWIGLVPFSQTVNIGSSRTSWVETDSFNWGPSSWEGCVESRSNSTLTPQYDITDDIPSVRLFPKYYAEDNDSTNNWISYGNYYITSTKGPNVYCPQAITPLTSSKTTILNAISSMTTGGLTHINLGMAWGWRLISPKWRNLWGGEMDTNALPLDYNTPLMNKAIILMSDGDNTISDNRYTAYGYPDDGQLGPSACTSSWWGSDCNNGESELNIRTGSVCDNIKANSSNVIIYTIALGTNIGTTAKNVLKNCASKAEYYFDSPTTDDLSLAFSQIGDSLANLRISK
- a CDS encoding TadE/TadG family type IV pilus assembly protein — translated: MKNRLLYTYKKMLLSRDGLAAVEFALFLPLFIILTFGAIEVTRYVLITQKMERVSISLSDLVAQSKNVNSGDLSQIILAASQLMLPYDFDTNGYAIISSVTKTGEDPPVINWQYTSGGTVQTSLVGTSGGNATMPGGFAITDKETVIIAEVFFSYEPILSGTIYNSSTMYRYSIHKPRLGDLKVLGYNIYSPKNLWGEIWREIYA
- a CDS encoding TadE/TadG family type IV pilus assembly protein; translated protein: MSTNNKTRKFYSDRSGTTAVEFALIAPVFLLMLTGLVEFSLVMFVSSVMEGATAAGSRYGKTGYTIEGITRQQQIVNTVALRTTGLLDPENITVNTTVYPSFESISQEEPYIDSNHNGVYNVGETYTDVNGNGQWDSAGVEGLGNANDVVVYTVSYPWTITTPIINSFFDNPLIISSRTVVKNEPY
- a CDS encoding homoserine O-acetyltransferase, whose product is MKKKSIFGDRYREIEIGNVVNIAVDEPLVLECGVKVANIPIAYQAYGKINKDKSNVVLVCHALTGDQYLCGEHPVTGRIGWWDRMVGVGKPIDTDRFFVICSNIIGGCMGSFGPKEINKETGKQYGLDFPFITIGDMVKAQSLLLDAIGIKKIFCIVGGSMGGMQALEWARCFPERVFAVMPIATAVRQSAQNIAFHEIGRQAIMADPNWCDGNYLQIRNYPSKGLAVARMAAHVTYLSQKTLQEKFGRNLQNRQSVTYGLDADFRVESYLRHQGTSFVERFDANSYLYLTRAASYFDLTEGNDSKLTDIFKGTKTRFCVVSFSSDWLYPTSESRYLVRALNAAAADVSFTEIESDNGHDSFLLDIPEFDDVVRGFIEGSAEMYGV